A stretch of DNA from Methylomicrobium lacus LW14:
TCGGCAATAAGGAGGGCTTGTACGAGGAGATGATCCGCGACACGATGGTCCCTCTGCTCGACGTGTTGGACGGACAAATGCTGCAATCGGTCAACGGCTTCGAAGACTTCCTCCTAATGTATTACCAGACGATGTCGAAACGGCCAGAATTTCCGAAGTTGATCTTGAAAGTGCTGGCGCTCAACCAAGGCCCGGGCCGGCGCTTTATCCGGCAATTATTGGAGCGCGGACGCACGCGCGGCGCCCGTAAGATGGAAGCGCTGAAATCCACCGGGCAAGTCATACCAGAATTAGATCCCGATATCGTGCGGATGGCCTTTGTCAGCCTGGCCATGATGCCGATGCTGCTGAAAGATATTTTCGAGGAGCAGATGGAGCGAAGCATGGACACCGCTTTCCTCGAACAATTGGCCGGATTCAACGGCCGCCTATTTGCCGCCGGTTTGGCACAGGCAAAGACGGAGTAACGGGAGGCTTATGATGTCATTGCAAAAAAATGCAGGCGCGGTGCGCCGCTTTGCCAAATTGATCCAGTTTGCCGCCTGGCTACAGAACCTTCCGAATAAGATCACGCCCCCGCCCTTTCGCCTGATCCAAATCGGCTCGGCGTTTTGGCAGTCGCGCGCGCTGCATGCCGTGGTACGTTTGGACATCGCATCCGCGTTGGGGGATGAGACTCTCCCAGCCGACGTGATTGCAGCGCGTGTCTCGGCACAAGAAGACGCTATCTACCGACTGCTGCGTATGCTGGCGGCGATGGGGGTATTCGAGGAAGTGTCGCCTCGGGTATTCCGTAACAATGCGCTATCGGCCTACCTACGTAAAGATCACCCCAAGAACGTCAGAGCCATGATCCTGATGCACAATTCGGTCGAGATGAACCGGCCTTGGTACGAGCACATGGAGCAAGGGATACGCTGCGGGGAAGTCCCGTTCGA
This window harbors:
- a CDS encoding TetR/AcrR family transcriptional regulator, whose product is MMSPPEAASDPVRERLLKAALDSFLSDDYHKVTTRMIAEKADANISMIRYYFGNKEGLYEEMIRDTMVPLLDVLDGQMLQSVNGFEDFLLMYYQTMSKRPEFPKLILKVLALNQGPGRRFIRQLLERGRTRGARKMEALKSTGQVIPELDPDIVRMAFVSLAMMPMLLKDIFEEQMERSMDTAFLEQLAGFNGRLFAAGLAQAKTE